ATGTTACTATGTTTTGGTTATAGGGATCAAAAGTTGGCTTTAAGCTTTGTCTCTAAAATCTAGAGTCAAGCATGTCCTTGGTTTGTGGCACCTGTAGCTTCGAAATAGTTAATCAAAATAGTGGGACTTTATTAGGTCCAACAGACCAAAATCCAAATGGCCAAGGAAATCCACATAAGGTTGTCTGTCTGGGAGCCCACTGTAAGACCTGATTGAACCATGAGTTATATGCTAACTTTGAAAATATTTCAAGCTCTATTTCCAGATTAACGGTGTGTTTGGATAGCAATATAGAAGGGAAAAGAAGGGAAGAGAAAGAGGAGGAAGGACCTAAGGGGAGGGAAAGAAAGGGAGGGGGAAGGTAAGttccattttccctccaaatttgGATATTAAGTAGGGAGGGAAAATGGATCTCTGCCTCTCTCTCCCTTCCTTCTCCCAACCTTTTATCCAAACAAGGGAGTTTGTTCTCCTCCCTCCTTCCTTCACTTTCTCTTCATTTCCTCTTATCCAAACAAAGTGTAGACGTACTCTATTCCAAGAGAATATCTATGACAGTATGACCATAGTCTTTATCTATTGAGAGTTAGGCACCTCGCAGGACAAGGAGCAGATTATAGTCATCAACATTTGACATAGCATAGCACATTGGGCATTATAACCTTTATAGGTAAGGCCATTAAAAGTTCTCTATGCAGCATTGCAGCATCTGTTTCTACCTTGTACAGGCATGAGATAGAGAACCTCTGAACAACCCTGTCAACATTACCAACTAACATGATTCGTAGCACAACAACAATTACTGGATGAAGATCAATACCCTTGCATCACTATGGAACTAAATGAGAGCGGTTAGTGGCTATGGATTTTGCTACATGGAACTCACAATCTTGGGGAGCATGATGTAATGGACCACCCAACCTTGACCCACCTATTCTGGTCTATTTGTACGCGGATCAAAAAGGGGAGCAGacaccacaacaacaacactgCAAGGGAGGGGGAAGCACTAACAGGAGCTGTTGTGTTAGAAaccaaccttcctttacttgtattttgcttATCTAATGTTTTCTAGGACTTTTCTAATAGGTTTCTAGAATTTAGATAGAATTATGTTATTGTCAATCCCGTGTTCATTTGTAGTTTGTAGCTATTTCAAAATACACCTCTATGAGAATTGAGGGGTGTGAATGAATAAATTCCTACTTCTCACCAATTGTTGTCATTGCTTTATTGCTTGTGTTTTGTTGTAGGCCTTTATTGATATTGTGCCGCACTCGCCCTAAAGCACCCCAAAGTCCCGCAATCAGATAAATTCCCGTCGTCGGTCCAgcttgtgcctgctgtgcgcacacaagcgcccgATCGACCCTCGTCCCTCcctcttgtcgccaataggcaaaAGTGCCCGTTCTTATCAAACGCTTGTTCGTGCCTCTACGAGCCCCAAGACACTCATTCCACACAAGACTTGCGTCATTTCCGCCAAAAGGCAAGAGCGTGCCACACGGATCCGGTGCCAAAACATAATTCGGACCGTGACACGTTGGCACTAATTGACAAAAAAGAGCAACAGAGCATTAATGTTTGTAACAACCTTGATGTATAAATAGGAaaagagaggaaagagaaaggtaTTGAGAATTGTATTGGCTTTTGGAGATGTTTTGTAATCAGTACTCTTTCAGTCTTTTGAGTTCTTCAATCAagctttctttttcttgtttgttgTGTGTTTGTTGTTGAGCCAAGCAAGGGCATTGCACATGACTCGGGTTTTCATTTGAGCAGGAGTGCAGGACTTCAAAGTCAAGACAAACCCTGAGTATGATCTAATGTTTAGAGTCAAACTCACTTCCCCTAACCATGATCAGTCAATAGCTCCATAATTTAAGCATTTAATAAGACTATGAGGACTTGAGGAGTACCTTAATCTAATATTGCAGGGAATCATGTGAAATTGTGAACAGTGACGATTGATTCATTAGGAGTTTGGCCCAAAGTGTTTAGAGGTGATCATATCCACCCAAGttataagtaataaggtcctctGTTGTCCAGAACCCATGAGGACGCTTATCCTGcagaaattaaaggatcggAGAGCTTCCACAATAACAATGAACGCTTTAGTGACATCCTTGGTAACTTGTAATACTTAGCAAAGGGTTCTTAAGAAGTTAAGTGATAAAGTGAACTGAGAAATCGTCGAGGGAAAAGTCTATAACGAAAAGCACTATGCCTAAATCAAACTATATAGCTGGCTAGCCTGGCTCTATCTCAGGGCATTGGGTATTCGGGTGTATGGAGAATCATAAACACAATTGGGATTGTGGAAAGCCAGTTGGTCCACCACTAAGCCAACCACACTCTTTATCCCACATTTCGAGTAAGTGCTGACTGCTTACCCATCTACGGTGGTGGCTAGAAGCATTCATGCATAAACTTAGTCACTATATACAACTCAACTGAAGTATAACCACAAAACTACAAATATTGATCAGGAATTACCACGCCCAAAATAAATTAACATAAAGGATCCAAAATTGAGATAACAAATTAGGATATATAAAGCATACCAGAATGGCAAGTAGATAATCTGATAGCAATATCCTTAAGTCTCTGTATCTTATTGGTGGTCCATGTAGTATCAAAAAGGTTGTCACAATTATAATCACCTTTCACGTTAAGACACAGAAGAGCGTTTTCGCATGCCTGATAAGAACAGTGAGAAgtaatataattatataaatacCGTAGATGATCAGGTTAAAAACAATGAGATTAAACAGATAATTCCTTAAGATACTTGAAGCAGAAGTTTTGATACAGCTAATGAACCAGCATCGTGAAATTATGTTCTTTAAGCAAAATAGATGGTACGATTTTCATGAAACCACCCAAGTTGAtaattcaaactaaaatttcatACTTCTAAGTGAACggaacaatttaatagaaatcCATTGAAGTGCCATTACTCCCTCTGAGGGAAAAAACAACACATGAGCAAACCACCAATATATATGCCCCAGCAATATCAAGGACAGTCTTTTCAATATAAACCAAACAATCAATCCAGTAcccattaaaaaaaatcaaagccaGCCATCCAGCGGTTCTTTTACAGTTGGCTGGAAGGACAGAAATCAAATGTGTGCGCCTTACTCCTTCAAGATAAGACTCATAAGAGGTATTTCCTATTTGACCCGCTGGAAAAGCATTAACACGCTCATACCTGAGGGTAGTTTAGTGAGGCTGTCCATTAAATCCATCATAAAACTGCGCTATAAAATGGCCATTGTGATTAAAGTGGACTAATGTGGTGGCTAAAACACTTGCCTAATGTGAGGCTTCCAGTGGATGTTTGTTGTTCATGTTTGTACGGATTACAACATAATAAACAGATACTTTTCTGGGACATGACCTGATCCTACAAGTTTTATTTTACACATCTGATGGCCAAAAATCAGCACTAGTCTACAGAAAGACGGTCTTAAAGATAACAATAAAAAACAACCGGTACATGCTCAACTATCGGTCCGTGACTCCATGACGGTTCCATTTTGTAGCGAATAAGTGGCAGTCAGAAATGCTTTAATCACCATCAAGAGTCCGAGACTCCTAACAGAAGATTCCATTTCATAAACAATCAGAACCATACAGCTAGCAATTAAGCGAAAATACCTTCACAGTGACAGAGTAAAATTCATTGTTAAAAGCATCTTCAGCAAACTTCATCCACTCACTGCATGAAACTCGTAATTCCGGATGACTAATAGTCCACGAATCACGCAGAACCAAACCTTCATATCTCACAGCCAAGCAACTCTACATTTACAACAACATTGTGTGAACGTAGAACATCAATTCCAGCACAATGGAGCAAAATTTATCATCGTCGTCATCCAAGCATGTCAATATCAACAAAACCGAAACCGCATAAATGTTTGCTACAATTCAGACCTAGCACTTTCATCGATTCTGTGTCCTATCatcaacaaaacattcaaataagAATAAATActgaaaaatcgaaaaattaaacGCCAGAGCAAAGTGTGACAAATTTtcagaaagagagagaaagacctAGTATCGAGGACATGTAGAACACCAATTCCAGTAGGACGAGTACTAAAATTCCACAATTAGACAAAATTAAACATTGTCATTATCCATAGCAGGTTAAAATCGACAAAATAATGACCGCAAAATGTTTTGCTACAACTCAGACCTAGCATTTTCATCGATTTTGTGTCAGATAATCATCCAAAAATTCAAGTGAAATAActgaaaaatcgaaaaattggaGCAATTTATGACGAAAATTGAGATAGAAAAAAGTACCTCAAGATCATCGACGATGGCAAAAGCGCGAACGAGGAAGTCGAGAATCAGTAACTTATGTTCAACGGGTT
This Spinacia oleracea cultivar Varoflay chromosome 6, BTI_SOV_V1, whole genome shotgun sequence DNA region includes the following protein-coding sequences:
- the LOC110775456 gene encoding protein DOUBLE-STRAND BREAK FORMATION, whose translation is MADVSLFCSQIKLRRFDDSTLRILELILSSKDVKLLLEFRSELKEFLRSESLIAIREASEKPVEHKLLILDFLVRAFAIVDDLESCLAVRYEGLVLRDSWTISHPELRVSCSEWMKFAEDAFNNEFYSVTVKACENALLCLNVKGDYNCDNLFDTTWTTNKIQRLKDIAIRLSTCHSVQGQTTEYTRRKTLSIKQSSFSKEAKFTASICFRDGIKQQNIRNFLRLKNQ